The window ACGGGAGCGCATCGCTTCCAGCTCTTGCGGTGTCGGAATGACCATGTCACAGGCGTTTTCCATCACCGTTACGGGGCGATGGCAATAATACGAGGAAAGAAGCACTCTCCGTGTCGCGTCGCTTGGCGTCCATACCGCGTCACACGCCTGATACACCTTCATCTCAAACCGGACAACCATCTCGGTCAACGGTTTGAAATCATGCACGTACCCATTGATATCATCGCGGAACTGGGTATGAAACGTCCCGACCAACGGAATATGCTTCGCTTTGGCGATCTCCATTCCCAAACGTCCCGAATAAAATGGGCAATGGACGTGGATCAGATCAAACGGAATGTCCATCAGTCGTTTGCGAAGCTCATGAGGCGTCTTCAGGATGCCGTACGGCTTGAGGCGTTCGACCACTTTCCCCGGCATGCGGAACACCCGGTCCCCCCACCCCATCTTTTCGTCGTACGCGGCGGCATCGGCATACCCACCCGTCACGACATATACGGTATCTCCTAACGCAGTCAGTTCCTTCCGATAATTGTTGACAACGTTGCCCACACCATCCATCAACGGCGGGAAAGAATCGTTGAACTCACCAATAATCACAGGTACTCCTTTGGGTCTCCCCAAACCGCTTCACAATACCAGAAGGTCACGCCTTTGGCAATGAACCCTTGGCCTCTGCAAGCGCAGCGATGATGGTTCGGTCACTGGGTGCGAACGGCAGGTTTTCCATCTCCTCGAGGGAAAGGAACCGCGTTTCGGTATGAAAATGAAGTGTCATGGGAGAGAGGTCATTACAGAAAACAACGTAGGCCCTGAGATGATACAACATTTCCTTGTTCACAAAATCGGAAGCGGTGACCAGTTCACCCACGGTGATGGCCAGATTGAGCTCTTCCATCCATTCCCTCCGGAGGGTATCCGCTTCCGTCTCGCCCCACCGGTTCTTTCCTCCGGGAAATTCCCATCGCCCCCCGATGGCCCCGCCTTTGATCCGGAGCCCGACCAGATATCTGCCGTCCTTCTCCAACACCCCGGCAGTCGTGATACGCTCTTCCATGTTCCCTCCTACAGCAACACCAGCATCGGCACGCAGAAATGCACCACCGCCACGATGATCACCGCCAGACCAAAGAAATCCTTGTTCCGTTCGATATAGGTGGTAGCCTCATCCAACACCGTCTTCTCTTCCCCGGTGCGCACCGGATGCGTCGCCATGGCGATGTACCACACCGTCAGGATGAAAATGGTGATGGTCACCAAAAGGTCTCCCAGGAACATTGGGCCAGGATCATACGGGACCACCGCGGAAAGAACAGTCAGCAGCGCACCCCATGGTGATCAACAGGACACGCAGCCACCGTTTGTTCCGAAATCCATACCGGAGGGACAAAAGCAACGGATATTTCACCCCATGGGAGTCAGAGAGGAGCAACAACGCCCCGAACACCAAGAAAATGATTTCCAGGAAGTACACCTGGCTCATCGCTCCGCCTCCCGCACCACCTGTCCCAATAGGGCGATCAACGCTTCACTGTCATAATATCCTTCCGCCTCCGATGCGCGCCTGCCTGCTTTCTGGTGGAGCGCCGTACCTGTCAACGCGGCGTCCTTGACGGACATGCCGCCGGCGAGCAACGCGCCGATGACCCCGGAGAGCACATCCCCGCTTCCCGCCACCCCGAGGGAAGGATTGCCGCCATCAAAAACGGTGACATCCGTCGCCGTGGCGACGTCCACCACGCTGCCTTTGACGACCAGCACGCTCTTTGTCTTCCGTGCGATCTCCTGGATCCCTTCCAAGAACTCCCGGATACTTCCATGGGAGACATCCAGGCCAAGCACCGCTTTGGAAAGTACGGCAAGCTCCCCCAGATGAGGGGTCATCACCAGAAGGCCTTGCGTCGGCGCTTGTTCTTTCCACACCGCGGCATAGGCGCGGATGCCATCGGCATCCAGCACGGTGGGACGTCCTGCCTTCAGGATCTGAAGGAGCAAATCCCCCCTTCCCTCGCCCCACCCCGGACCGGCCAGCACCGCGTCAGCTGGGGCAAGGTCAAATCCATCGGAAAGACGGCGGACCATCACCGACGGGCTTTCCGACGCGGCTATGGGGAGACAATCATCATCCACATACCAAGTGATCAGTCCGGCACGGCTATGGAACGCGGCGCGACAGGAAAGCCGCGCGGCTCCGGGGAAGCGGGAACTTCCGCCAAACACGTACAAATGACCCCGTGTTTTCTTATAGGCGTCGGAAGGCAACGCCCTTCAAGGGGAACACATCCCAGTCATCCGCCTCAAAGAACGAAGTGTCGCATGCCTCAAGACGAGCGAGCGGGAAACAGGGATTTACCACGTCGATGCGTCCGCATATTGCCCGCAGAAGCGGATGGGTGAACACCACTTTCTCCAATCCCATCGTCACGGTGAGGTCGGCATGGAAGACCGTGGCATCCGAACAGGGGAGCTCA of the Sphaerochaeta sp. genome contains:
- a CDS encoding glycosyltransferase → MIIGEFNDSFPPLMDGVGNVVNNYRKELTALGDTVYVVTGGYADAAAYDEKMGWGDRVFRMPGKVVERLKPYGILKTPHELRKRLMDIPFDLIHVHCPFYSGRLGMEIAKAKHIPLVGTFHTQFRDDINGYVHDFKPLTEMVVRFEMKVYQACDAVWTPSDATRRVLLSSYYCHRPVTVMENACDMVIPTPQELEAMRSRAFSYAHVTDEAPIFLYIGQHKDCKNIPLILDSLDLLHQQGVSFQMLFVGVGPQMEAYQKYVQEHDLASCVHFLGRISDRSLVASLYAISTLFLFPSLYDTSCLVMREAACFQVPVVFIRGACTSEGIVDGENGYLAENTPESFGGAIKRAILNPEEHDRVGKQAQKSLYRSWTEVGGIVRSAYQQIIQEHQR
- a CDS encoding NUDIX domain-containing protein, with the protein product MEERITTAGVLEKDGRYLVGLRIKGGAIGGRWEFPGGKNRWGETEADTLRREWMEELNLAITVGELVTASDFVNKEMLYHLRAYVVFCNDLSPMTLHFHTETRFLSLEEMENLPFAPSDRTIIAALAEAKGSLPKA
- a CDS encoding NAD(P)H-hydrate dehydratase — its product is MFGGSSRFPGAARLSCRAAFHSRAGLITWYVDDDCLPIAASESPSVMVRRLSDGFDLAPADAVLAGPGWGEGRGDLLLQILKAGRPTVLDADGIRAYAAVWKEQAPTQGLLVMTPHLGELAVLSKAVLGLDVSHGSIREFLEGIQEIARKTKSVLVVKGSVVDVATATDVTVFDGGNPSLGVAGSGDVLSGVIGALLAGGMSVKDAALTGTALHQKAGRRASEAEGYYDSEALIALLGQVVREAER